A stretch of DNA from Virgibacillus proomii:
ATGAAAAGTGGAAGCCTTGGATGGTCCGTTAAATTATAAGTTACAATCTTTAAATACTTCAAGGTTAAAATCCAATTTTGGTAGCTTACAAACGTTAAACATCACAATCATATTTCTTCGTTACATTTTTTGAGGAAGACCGTTTTCGATAGGAATACCAGGATGCTATGCGATCCACATCTCTTTCCTCTAAATCTTTAATTTTATAATGACTACCTAAGCTATAATTTCCAAGAATAGATGCTTCGATGTTTGCTAAATGCTGTTTTCGATGTATGATATGCTGTTGTTTTCCCATAGTTTGAATTCGTTTGTGAAAAATAATCAACGTCTGTTTATACCATTTTCGATATGTAAGTATTATCCGCTCCTTTTCCAGCAGAAATCCCGCATCACGATAGCGTAAATAACCAAACCAGATCCCTACTGCCAATAATATAAGAGCTGTCCAGCTAAAGGTTGGTAAAAAGATAAGAATAGCTATACTAATTAAAACCATAGGTACACAAGCTCGTAATAAATAATATTTTAATGCCCGATTAGGAAGTGTTTGGATTTGTCCTTTCGGTAATGTATAGGCAGGTAAAAGGCTTGATAATAATTCCTCGACTTCTTTCTTTTTTAACAGCGGATACAGCACAAAAGCTCCTCCGCTATCCTCAACATTGCCAGCCACCTCAGCAAAAATAGTAGCATAGCCAAATGGCTGTCGGAAAATACTTTCTTCCATTCCAATTGCCTGAATTCGCTTTAAAGGTATCGTTGTTTGTTTTTTTTCAAATAAGCCGCGGGTGATAAATAATTCATTTTCATGCCTTTCAATTCTAAAGTTCCAAAATTTAATCATCGTACCAGCGATTCCAAGTAACCAAAGAATCAATAAGATGCTGCTTATAATGATAATTAAAAGAAATACACTTAGACTTATAATCCAGTTAAGCATATCATCGTAAACATGTTTTGGAATAAATTGCTCTACTTCAGAAAAGAAAAAAGCGATAATAGCTAAAAGGAAACCGATACTACCAGAAGTTGTTCCGGCAATAAATAATCGTTTATTGGAAATTTGATGAAATGGTACTTGAGCTTCGACATCTTGTTTTCTTAAAGCAGCAGTTTTAGAATATCCTTTTAATTCTTTATGCAACCGCTCTGCTTCTGTTAGTTTTACAGCTGTTAACGAAGCCTCTGCTTCTTTTCCGGATCCAGCTGTTTCAATTTGTACCCTTGCCAGCTTAAAAATTCGATGGAGAACATTAACTGTTAGATCAATCGATTGTATTCTCCCTTTAGATATATATCTTTTTTTGCGAACGAATATTCCCCACTCTATTTGTAGCTCGTCCTCTGTTACAACATAGGTAAAACGAAGCCAAGAAATAATACTAAATGCGGTAAAAATAACGAGTAGTAACGCGATGCCACTAAAGACATATAAAAAGTAATCTTTCGAAAACGAAATAAATGAAACAATAATTGGTATAATAACCTCGCGATATGAAAATAAATGAATGACTTTAAAGATAATCACAGCAGGATGCATACGTCTTGGTTTATACATCATCGTCTTCCGTCCTCGCTAACTCAGAAATATGATCTCTTAAAATTGAAGCATCTTCCTCGTTTAATGCTGGTATTTCATGTACTGTTGCTGCCGTTGAAATCGTTACACTTGCCAAGCCATACCGCTTTAGTATTGGACCTTGTTTCGTATCCACATGCTGAACCCGCGCCATCGGAACGAGTGTTCTAGAGACAATTAATATACCATGCTGTACATATATTTCTTGATCAAACAATTCATACCGCCAGCGTCTCCAGCGAAGTTTAGGAACCACAAACGTACATATATATCCTAGTAGAACAGTCACTACTAGAGCTAACACGTTATACCACGAAAAAAAATCAAAGAGAAAACTAACAATCAGTTCACCTACTACAATTATAATTGCAAAATAAATTGCTGACGTTATTTTCCACACCTTAATCGCATCTTTAGCTATTTCATGCTTAGGGGGTTGTCTCATTGTTTCATCCTTTCTTTTGATTTTGTTCGCCTTTACGCCAATATAGTTATAAGTCTTGTTCAAAAAGGAGCTAAAAAAGAGAGGTGACGTAGTTTCGACTGGTTATACAGCAAGAAACCAGCACTAAAGTAAGTTTGGCATACAGGGACTGCCTATTGTACTACTTTGAACAATTTAAAGTGAAATTCTAATGTCGTCAAGATAATAACAGATGCTTAACGCAATATGTTTTTTTAACATACGAGTAAAAAATTTGGTTACGTTGAACTAACTTCTATGAAAAGATTTTATACTTTCAAACGAATATTGTAATTCGAAGTGTTATTTTTATCGAACCACCCCCCATTTTTAAGCTAGCAGGAATCACATTTGAAATAAGCCATTACTGTCCTTACCTACAAATATCTGAACTAACACTCATGCTCAATTATGTATATGATCTAAATCAAACTAGTTTCAGTTTAAGTTATTTTGTTGCCAAAATCCACTAACCTTGTGAGCCATTTCTCTTTTAAGTTTTCATGTAAGTAGGCTTTTCAAATTAGAGAAATACGGCCCCCCTTACATTCGGAATAAAGAAAACCTGCCACTAAAACCGAGGGATGTCGACACCTGAGCGGCAAGCCCGCTTTTAATCAACCTTTCTTTAGATTCAAGCCGGTGTTGACTCATCCTAAGCGGAAGAGCAAGTTTGCTACAGCTCAAGTACATAAGCTAGCTCGTTTGCAAAAAGATATCCACCATGTAGAAACTACTATTGTTTCTTAGATAAGAAAGACTTGGCTTATCGCCAAGTCTTTATGGCGAAAGCTTTAGTTTTTCTTATACGATAAAGTGAAACTTCATTCAGTAGATGTTTTCTTCCCTCTCCTACTGAATGTTAGTACCACAAGGGTATGACCTAAAGGCCCTTGAATTAATCGGGGTATTTAGGTGCCGTTTCTCCCACTTTGACCCTTTGTATCAACTAAAAGCCCTTGAAGCAGGAGTCTTACGGTACCTTACATGCGGGATAAACCCTAAAATTTTATACTTTCCTATATACAACGAAAAAAGCTTCTTTTTTTGAAAGAAGCTTTTTTCGTATTAGTAATCTCTGTTTCTTCGTTTTTGAAAATTACCCTTCCGATTACGGCCACCCTGATTGCGTCCACTTTGGCCACCACGTCCACTTTGACTGCGTTTACCATAAAAACGCTTGTTATTCGACCTGCGATTATCCTTTATGCTCTTTGCTTTCTTCACGCTTACTGGTGCTACAGAAGAAATTTTAACTGGAGTATCCTTACGTTCTTTCGTAAGCAACTTCAATGCTGCAGCAATAACGCTAATGGAATCATGATCTTCTAATAATTGATTAGCTGCTTGGTGATAATCTTTCAAGTCCTTTGTTTCAACTGTTTCAATTATTTTACTTACTGTTACTTGCTGTTGTCCTTTTTGCGCATCATGGTATGTCGGTGGAGCCATCCGTTTCATTTTACTTTTCGTTACTTTTTCAATCAATTGTAAATGTGCCATTTCTCTTGGAGTAATAAACGAAATAGCCTCACCCGTACGTCCCGCACGCCCAGTTCGTCCAATTCGATGAACATAGCTTTCTGGATCCTGTGGTATGTCGAAATTATAAACATGCGTAACACCAGAAATATCCAAACCTCTTGCAGCAACATCTGTTGCGACTAACACATCAATTCGACCATGTTTAAACTTATTGAGAACGGACATCCGTTTTCCTTGTGTTAAATCGCCATGGATTCCTTCTGCTCGATAGCCTCTAGCCTGTAAGCCTTCCGTAATTTCATCAACACGTTTTTTCGTACGGCTAAATACAATTGCGAGATCAGGAGAATGGATATCTAAATGGTTATTTAACGTATCAAATTTATATTTTTCCGGTATCTCGATAAAATATTGGTCAATATTCTCTACGGTCATTTCTTTCGCTTTGATTTTTATTTCTTTTGGGTTTTTCATTAAATTTGTAGCGATATCGCGTATTTCTTTAGGCATAGTTGCTGAGAAAAGTAAGGTTTGACGTTCTTCTGGTATTTGTTTTAGAATATCGCGAATATCATCAATAAACCCCATATTTAACATTTCATCTGCTTCATCTAAAACAGCAATACGAATATAATCTGTGCGTATTGTTCTTCTGCGCATATGATCCAGCAATCTTCCTGGTGTTGCTACAACAATTTGTGGACCGTCTTTTAATGCACGGATTTGCCGTTCCATATGTTGACCGCCATACACTGCAAACGCACGGATACCTTTAAATTTTCCAAGACGGTTTAGCTCTTCAGCTACCTGTATAGCAAGCTCTCTGGTAGGAGCTACTACTAAACCTTGAATTTTACGTAGTTTTGCATTTAATTTTTCTATCATTGGTATTCCGAATGCGGCTGTCTTTCCTGTACCTGTCTGAGCCTGTCCAATCATATCATTGCCCTCAAGCGCAAGTGGAATGGTCTCCGCTTGAATTGGGGTGGCTTCTTCAAATCCCATTTTTGCCAATGCCTTCATTATCGGATTGGAGATGCCTAATTCTTTAAATGTTGTCACCTATTCCTCTACTCCTTTTTTTGTAAAAAATTTTATTATAACAAGAGGCCTTGGACGCTTCTATATACTTTAGTTCTTAATATAGTTCCCAAAAATGCAGTCGTATCATACTAAATGTAATTATTTAAAGAGGTTGTTCAAAAAGTTAAGGAAATGACACATGTAGTTTCTTCGTTAGTCTGTTTCTGACGGCTTGTTTATCATTCTCTTCGCCAAAACTTCACCTTGAACTTCTCAGGTCTTTTTTACACCTTTTTGACCACAAGGGAATATAAATAAAGCGTATTTCTAAATTCATCTTTTTCCGAGGTTATTCAAAAAGAAGGGGAAAGACAAATAAAATCTTAGTTCCTCTTTGAACACGCACTTATCATAGAATGTGTTTTTTACTTCCTAAAGTACAAAAAGGCTTCACCGAATGGTAAGAGGCCTCACGTGAACTCATGCAAAGAATATCATAACATATTTTTTATAATGATACTAATTAGATAAATGATTTTTTATTCTAACCGTGGTAAAATATATTAGATATGTACTACTTATTTATATAGAATACAAACAAGATAAGGAGGTTTTGAATGCGCCTTCCTCCATTTAATCCATATATTGCAGTAACCATCGGAGTCATATCTGTCTCTACTTCAGCCATTTTTGTAAAGTTAGCAGACCAAGCACCGGCTGCAATTATTGCCAATTACCGGCTTTTATTAGCTGTACTGTTAATGGCTCCAATTATTTTGAGGAAATACCGTCATGAAATAAAACAAATAAATCGAAAAGATTGGATCTTTTCCATTTTTGCAGGCGTTTTTTTAGCCTTTCACTTTATATTATGGTTTGAATCGTTAAATTACACCTCGGTAGCAAGCTCAGTTGTTTTAGTAACGCTTCAACCTATTTTTGCTTTTTTGGGAACCTATTTTTTCTTTAAGGAACGTTTTTCATATGGTGCAATTATTAGTATGCTTATTGCGCTAATTGGAAGTATTATTATCAGCTGGGGAGACTTTCAGATTAGTGGAACAGCCTTGTTTGGCGATATATTGGCATTACTTGGAGCTGTAACGGTAACGGCATATTTTTTGCTTGGACAACAAGTTAGAAGAAATTTGTCTATCATGACCTATACCTTTGTTGTATATGGTATAAGTTCCATTACATTAATTATGTATAACCTCATGCTGGGCAATTCATTTATCGGTTATCCAGTTGACCACTGGTGGATATTTCTAGCTTTAGCTATTTTCCCAA
This window harbors:
- a CDS encoding PH domain-containing protein, translated to MMYKPRRMHPAVIIFKVIHLFSYREVIIPIIVSFISFSKDYFLYVFSGIALLLVIFTAFSIISWLRFTYVVTEDELQIEWGIFVRKKRYISKGRIQSIDLTVNVLHRIFKLARVQIETAGSGKEAEASLTAVKLTEAERLHKELKGYSKTAALRKQDVEAQVPFHQISNKRLFIAGTTSGSIGFLLAIIAFFFSEVEQFIPKHVYDDMLNWIISLSVFLLIIIISSILLILWLLGIAGTMIKFWNFRIERHENELFITRGLFEKKQTTIPLKRIQAIGMEESIFRQPFGYATIFAEVAGNVEDSGGAFVLYPLLKKKEVEELLSSLLPAYTLPKGQIQTLPNRALKYYLLRACVPMVLISIAILIFLPTFSWTALILLAVGIWFGYLRYRDAGFLLEKERIILTYRKWYKQTLIIFHKRIQTMGKQQHIIHRKQHLANIEASILGNYSLGSHYKIKDLEERDVDRIASWYSYRKRSSSKNVTKKYDCDV
- a CDS encoding PH domain-containing protein, which translates into the protein MRQPPKHEIAKDAIKVWKITSAIYFAIIIVVGELIVSFLFDFFSWYNVLALVVTVLLGYICTFVVPKLRWRRWRYELFDQEIYVQHGILIVSRTLVPMARVQHVDTKQGPILKRYGLASVTISTAATVHEIPALNEEDASILRDHISELARTEDDDV
- a CDS encoding DEAD/DEAH box helicase, which translates into the protein MTTFKELGISNPIMKALAKMGFEEATPIQAETIPLALEGNDMIGQAQTGTGKTAAFGIPMIEKLNAKLRKIQGLVVAPTRELAIQVAEELNRLGKFKGIRAFAVYGGQHMERQIRALKDGPQIVVATPGRLLDHMRRRTIRTDYIRIAVLDEADEMLNMGFIDDIRDILKQIPEERQTLLFSATMPKEIRDIATNLMKNPKEIKIKAKEMTVENIDQYFIEIPEKYKFDTLNNHLDIHSPDLAIVFSRTKKRVDEITEGLQARGYRAEGIHGDLTQGKRMSVLNKFKHGRIDVLVATDVAARGLDISGVTHVYNFDIPQDPESYVHRIGRTGRAGRTGEAISFITPREMAHLQLIEKVTKSKMKRMAPPTYHDAQKGQQQVTVSKIIETVETKDLKDYHQAANQLLEDHDSISVIAAALKLLTKERKDTPVKISSVAPVSVKKAKSIKDNRRSNNKRFYGKRSQSGRGGQSGRNQGGRNRKGNFQKRRNRDY
- a CDS encoding DMT family transporter, with protein sequence MRLPPFNPYIAVTIGVISVSTSAIFVKLADQAPAAIIANYRLLLAVLLMAPIILRKYRHEIKQINRKDWIFSIFAGVFLAFHFILWFESLNYTSVASSVVLVTLQPIFAFLGTYFFFKERFSYGAIISMLIALIGSIIISWGDFQISGTALFGDILALLGAVTVTAYFLLGQQVRRNLSIMTYTFVVYGISSITLIMYNLMLGNSFIGYPVDHWWIFLALAIFPTFLGHTLFNWALKWLSTSTISMAIVFEPVGASILAYFILDEKITAFQLLGGTIVLFGLFLFILSTNRKSTLTISKKEQHE